From the Sulfuriferula nivalis genome, the window ATGCAGTCCAGCTCGGTTGAGGAGTTAGCTGCTTTGGATCAGCGTATAGCTGCTTTAATGCATCAGTCTCACAGTAAATCCTCAATTAACCCGTTGGCACCAAAATTGATTTGTGATGCCTTTTTAGAAGCGTGCAAAACAATAGATGCAACTGCACGGATGCGCCTAGTGTTATTGCAGCACTTTGATGCGCATATTGCGCCTATGATGCCTGGTATTTATCGTGGTTTGAATCAATATCTGGTTGATAAAGGGATATTGCCAAATATTAAGATAGGTGCAACTGCGCCGCGTGAACGACATCAGCCTCCAGCTCCCATGGTAGCCAGTGCCACTGATTTAGGAGGCAATGTTGGTGCGGCCATGCCATCTGCACCCAGTGCCGAAGATGGTACTGATGTTTTTGCATTGTTGCAGCAATTATTTATGAAACAGTTTGCGAGCCAATCGGGCAGCCCTGTGGGGATGTCGCAGGGGTTTATTGGTGGAGTAGGTGGAGTAGGTGGAGTAGGTGGAGTAGGTGGAGTAGGTGGAGTAGGTGGTGGCGCCGCAGTGGGTGGTGGCTTACCACCAGTTTCGTTACATGAGCGTATTGCTTCATTAACAACTTTACAGCGTGGTCAATACACTGGTTTGGTCAATACTGGATTTGATCCCGCATTGATCCAGGCAGGTACTGCTAATGTCCTGCGGGATATGCGTGATGCTGGGTTGGTTCAGGTTGATAATCAGGCAGATAGTTTGACTATAGATATTGTAGCCATGCTGTTTGATTACGTTTTTGATGATAAAAACATTCCTGCTGAACTTAAAGCCCTGATAGGTCGGTTGCAAATTCCTGTATTGAAAGTGGCGCTGCTAGATAAGCAATTCTTTTCTAAAAAATCCCACCCTGCACGGCGGTTGCTGGATGAAATTGCGGAAGTATCGGTTGGCTGGACTCAGCAAGGGGCAAGCAATATTGCCTTATTCGATAAAATTGAGTCTATTGTACAGTCCGTGCTCAATGATTTTACTGATGATGCTGGGATTTTTGAGCGGTTGCTGCTGGATCTGCAGGAATTCGTTGCTACAAATGAGGCTGAGACTCAAACTGCCGTCGCTGAAACGACCACTATTATTGAAACAGCTGAACGTGCTCAACTTGCTCAAACTGTTGTGAAAGATGAGATTGCCAAGGCGCTGGCTGTACATGAGGGGTTGCCTGAGGTTATTGTTGAATTTGTACAGACTATATGGCAGCAAGTATTGACGCATGTGTATCTGCAAGAGCATGAGTTGGGCGCGGCGTGGTATGAAGCATTGCAGACTATGCAGAATCTGATCTGGAGTGTGACCCCTAAACTTAATAATGACGACAGGTTAAAATTGGT encodes:
- a CDS encoding DUF1631 domain-containing protein, whose amino-acid sequence is MSQRNVVSLPQFDKSRNVLSAADVMVVLNACRDQLITAVDLVWNERRDKIEDDLLDFADRSPLLETRNLYYAAQSLLRNRNESLSTAIRQQFVQQFDKQVRGDQQTEKPDVGVDLDLSLIDEDAFEESLALSKASTRMQSSSVEELAALDQRIAALMHQSHSKSSINPLAPKLICDAFLEACKTIDATARMRLVLLQHFDAHIAPMMPGIYRGLNQYLVDKGILPNIKIGATAPRERHQPPAPMVASATDLGGNVGAAMPSAPSAEDGTDVFALLQQLFMKQFASQSGSPVGMSQGFIGGVGGVGGVGGVGGVGGVGGGAAVGGGLPPVSLHERIASLTTLQRGQYTGLVNTGFDPALIQAGTANVLRDMRDAGLVQVDNQADSLTIDIVAMLFDYVFDDKNIPAELKALIGRLQIPVLKVALLDKQFFSKKSHPARRLLDEIAEVSVGWTQQGASNIALFDKIESIVQSVLNDFTDDAGIFERLLLDLQEFVATNEAETQTAVAETTTIIETAERAQLAQTVVKDEIAKALAVHEGLPEVIVEFVQTIWQQVLTHVYLQEHELGAAWYEALQTMQNLIWSVTPKLNNDDRLKLVAMLPSLLNQLRDGMSFLNMEIERRDAIFAGLVACHAVAVKAGLQVKSELVRDEEMVKAIEAAQLDVPETLPEIAALDEVVVNMDAEFSASADIDEEDEFTEQARCLKKGEWLSFDNANGTTRNARLSWVSGLRGMYLFTNKQGLDAMTIALPRLAARLRAGEAHVIKANSLTERAVERLIGKLQGR